The genomic stretch aatgtagcCTTATTATTGATACAAACTAACTGGGGAAGGTGGTTTTCGAAATGCAGCCAAAGGGCCTGCTAACAGCTCCCTGAAATCAGATGACTGAGCCATCCAAGAGGAGGCAGCTCAAGACCCCgtccccctccacacacacactctaccaTGCCTGTGCAGGCAGGCCAATCTGAAGGATAAAGAGGACTAGAAGAGCCTGGGCCACCCCTTCCTAGTAGTCCTTTGTCTAAACCCAGGTAAATCTTCCTCCCCTGAGAGGAATGAGTCAAGGGGCTCCTCTAAATTCCTCTACCTGGAAACCCAGGCACAGGAGGAAGAGAACCTGGTCCTCgggtttttttttagaaagtccttatcttatttaatctttaaaacaacatggctgttatttccattttactgccAAGGAAACAGGCTTGGGGAGAGTGAACCATTTCCCCCAGATGTCTTACCTAATAAGTTACAAATGTGgcattcaaacccagatctgattccaaagtctgCGCTTCACTTTTAGTCTCCCACAGCCCTGGGGCTGAGGTGGGTAACAGATGTGGACTACAAGAACAGGGCAGGTGGGTGTCAGTGTGAAGTTGACAGGCAAGAAGGGGAGTTGGAGTATTGGTTGGGGAAAAGCCATGGGGGATGCTACAAGTGGCCCTAGAAGGAGAAGCTATGTCTACTGGCTGGAGAATGGACAGATGGTGCCTACCCCTCTTGCTCCTGCTGCATCTTACCCCACAGGCTGGTGCAGAAGGCGGAACTGGTGCGGCTGTCCCAGACCCTGAGCCTGGTGCCCCGGCTGCATTGGCTGCTGGTGGAGGATGCTGAGGGCCCCACCCCCTTGGTCTCGGGGCTGCTGGCTGCCTCTGGCCTCCTCTTCACACATCTGGCGGTTCTCACCCCCAAGGCCCAGCGGCTTCGGGAGGGTGAGCCAGGCTGGGTTCGACCCCGTGGTGTAGAGCAGCGGAACAGGGCCCTGGACTGGCTCCGGAATGGAGGGGGTGCTGTGGGGGGACAGAAGGACCCACCCACCCCAGGAAGCAGGGGAGTCGTGTACTTTGCTGACGATGACAACACCTACAGCCGGGAACTCTTCGAGGAGGTGAGCACTGGGATGGGCTCGGGAAAGAGACCCAGTGGGGCCAGCTTCTTCTGTTGCCTTGGTTACCAGTGTTGCACTAGGCTGttgggtgaggagggaggagcagTGGGGTAGAGTGACCCAAGTGgtccttcctgcttctcccttTCCCCTGGGCCACCCCCTGTCTGTTTCTTGTCTCCTGACCTCTGTTAGATGCGCTGGACCCGCGGTGTCTCAGTGTGGCCCGTGGGGCTGGTGGGCGGCCTGCGATTCGAAGGCCCTCGGGTACAGGATGGCCGGGTTGTGGGCTTCCACACGGCATGGGAGCCCAACCGGCCCTTCCCAATGGATATGGCGGGATTTGCGGTTGCCCTGCCCTTGCTGTTGGCTAAGCCCAATGCGCAGTTTGACGGAACTGCTCCCCGGGGCCACCTGGAGAGCAGTCTCTTGAGCCACCTCGTGGATCCCAAGGACCTGGAGCCACGGGCTGCAAACTGCACTCGGGTAAGGGGATGGAGGTGGGTCACATAGCTCTGGGGTGGACAGGTGATAGGAGCAGTGGAGTGAAGCCCTGGGGAGAAGGATCAAAGGATGGATGGGTGTTTGAACCAGGAGGGACCCTGCAGAACTCAGATGCAACCTTGCTTACTCTACTGAAGGGGAAGCTGCGAGCCAGGGAAGAAAAGTGGTCTTCTGCCGCACCACTGTCTCCCAGAGTCCTAGGCACCCGTGTGGCATGGAGAGCGTAAGGGATAAGGCCCCATTTTACAGTCACTGAGGCCTCCCCCGGCCCTGCCCTTCACTTTGCAGCCAACACTCTGTATCCAGAGGGAGTTGGAGAATCTGGTCTACACAGAGGGTTCCGGAGGTCTGGCAACAGCTGGGCCTGACTCTAACGGTAGCACTCCCGGGACAGGTTCTGGTGTGGCACACGCGGACAGAGAAACCCAAGATGAAGCAGGAGGAGCAGCTACAGCGGCAGGGCCGAGGCTCAGATCCAGCCATAGAGGTGTGACGGATGCCCCACCCCGACTACAACTCATCAGGCACAGACCTGGGGGACTGGGCCCCTGGCCTGCCCAGGATGCGGTTTTCCAAGTCCTGACTCCTCAGAGCCAGGGGCGGCCCCTCTGCCCCTTCAGCCCCAGGGCGTGGCCAGctgcttttcccctcccccagcgtGCCATGTGGCACTGCCCTTAGGCTGTGGGGGACAAGCGGCCCTTGTATTGAGCCAGGTCGGCCCTGTTTGGGGCGGAGCAGGACAACCAGACTAAGGAGGGAGGGCGGCTGAGTAACTGGGTAACTTATTGAGGCTGGGCATGcactggggggctgggggagctgGGCTGGACCCTCCCCACCTGAGCATGCGGCCCCCCTCCTACCTCCAGAATAAAAACTTTCAACCTGGAAGGACTCTGATTTCCTTCATTTCCAAGTCTGGTTGTTGCATTTTGATCCTTGCCAGATCCAAAACCTTGGAGTCCTAGCTTCTCTCTTAGACAGAAATCAGTTTTCTCTCAGGGCCCCCAGCCCCTTGAAGAGACAAATCAGTGGCTTCAGTCCAAAAGCTTTATTGATTCTGCACCAGAAGCAGTCTCCAGTCGTTCCTGTATCACTTTCCCATCACcctgtttctttctgttcctggGTGGTTCTGGCCACAAGGGCTAGGACCTAGGACCCCTGTTTTTTCCTCGTGCCCAGTCCAGCTCACTGACTATCGTTAACCCCTCTAATCCCAGGGACCCCCCTTCCCTACCATGTGAGGTGTTGATAAGTTGTGAGGTTTCCAGTCTTgtccgccccccccacccccgccgccccGTCCTCCCCATCCCAAGCTCCAGGCCCCTAGGCCTCAGGTAGACCCTCCTTAGGAGATGCCTCTTCTGGAGGGCCCTCCTCAGGTGCTGGCCTGTGGTCAACCCCTCCCTGTAGCCATGCTGTCTTCAGCATGTCTCTCAGCCCACCAGGTAAGAGATAGCCCTGCGTCTCTCCTTCCCCATTGATGACTCCTCCAAGCCCCTCCAGTGCAGTTTGCAGGTACCGCAGGCCCAGGAGCACCAGAGTCTGTGGGGAAATCAAGGGGAAAGAGGGCAGTGAGGTTCCAGGGGCCCCAGGGTTAGCGGCAGTGAGGAGGCCCAATGGAGGGAGGCTTCACTTTGCTGACTCACCTGCAGGAGGATGGTGACAACCAGCATGCTGCCCAGTGTGCTCGCCAACTCCTGCAGGTGCCCCAGCAGCACCCCGTGGCATCCTTGGGCCCAGAGGTTTAGGTTGGGCTGCCGGGGATCGAAGAGGAGGTGGGCATGTGGTTCTGAGAGCCGGCTTTGCAGGCAAGGCCTGGGTGAGTGGGGGTTGCAGCAGGAGAAAGGGACCCCATCAATCAGATATAGGCCTTCCACATTGCTCTGGATCCGGCTGCaaagggaggggcaggggtgttAGGGTGTCTGGAGATAGAGGCCTGATAAGAGTAAAACATTTACTGATTggtttactctgtgccaggtgtgTATAATCCATTTGTCTTCACAGCAACTCTGTAAAATAAGTGCTATTGTTatctccattctacagatgaggaaatgggccCAGAGCAGTTTGGTAACAGGCCCGGTCACATAACTAACTAACGGCAGAGCTGTTAACGCATTCTCTCAATCACTATGCTCCATGTATTGCCTGTCTGGGTGAGGTGGGGTTtcaagggaggaggaagaggaggaggaggagagaagcaagTCACTCACTCAACCACGTCCTGGTCACCGGGATCCAGATAACGGCTGCTGACCCACTGGACCCCAAACCAATCCTTGTACCCATGGCGTCCGCAGCAGTGGTGCCTCAGCTGCAGCTCATCCAACAGCTGTTTGGCATGACAGTGTCCGGGCACCTCTGTGTCCTTGTAGTGAGCCATGGCAGCCCCCAGGCCCTCCTCCAGCCCAGTGTCCAGACTCCCAGGTAAGGCCAGGGCCAGCCCCAGGGCGAGGACCAGGAGCCCCCCACCTCCAGCAGTGCCGGCCACCAGCAGTGGGCCCAGGACCCTTCGCCAGGGCGGGTACTGAGCTGCATCTAAACTGGCCCTGCTGGCTCCTGCACCCACCAGACCTGTGCCAAGAGCCACCGCCCCCACTGCCAGGGCAACCTGGGGCAGGGCAGTGAACTGGCAGGAGGGAGCCAAGAAAGTGCCAAGGTGCCAAAGCTGGACCAGGAGGTGCCCGCTACAGAGGAGGGTGAGGCTACTGGCCACCGCCAGTAGCCAGGAGAGGAGCCAGAGCCCCTGAGCCAGACGGATGCGGGGCTGAAGGGGCAGCGCCAGGGGTAGCACAAGAGCCATCTCCCATCTCTGCTCACGAGAGAGCAGAGCTATCGGGAGGGTTGGCCGGGGCAGGACGCCGAGTCAGCCCCGCCAGGCTTGAGCTGGGCTAATGCCACCCTGACCCCAATACCCTGGGAATCCTCCCACCCTCAGCCTTAATAACCGGCCACCCTGTCACCTACCCGCCCCAATTCAGGATGCCTCGGCCTTTCCCCTTAGGAAAAGCCCCGCCCCCGGGCCCCTCCCGGAAGAGGGAAGGAGCTGGTCGGCTCTGCCCCGAGGGGCTAGGGGCTGGAGGGCGGAGACCTCAGGGCCCCGGTCCCTCTGGCGTCCCCTGGGAGTCCGGGGGCGGGGATCCGGGAAGAGCCTGGAGGGCGGAGGCCCGGCCGGGGCCAAGGGGTCATCGGGTTGGCCCCGCCCCGTATTGAGCGGTGAGGCCCGGACAGGGAGGGGTTACCAGGCTACCCGCCCCCCCCTCGTCCCGCCCCCCCCTCCCGCGCTTCCTGGCGGCTCCGCGTCCGGCGCCTGTTTGTGCAGCGGCTCTGGGGCCCCGGACcgccccaccaccccacccccgggaGCCAAGAGCTGCCCCGGGAGAACCAGAGACCCCGGCGGGCCCCGGAGCCTGCGTCCCCCGCCCCCACAGCGCCCCCTCCAGGCCCTTTCCCCGAGTCCGACAGCGCCCCCGGGGGGCGGCACGGCACCCTTGCGCCCGCGCC from Rhinolophus ferrumequinum isolate MPI-CBG mRhiFer1 chromosome 11, mRhiFer1_v1.p, whole genome shotgun sequence encodes the following:
- the B3GAT3 gene encoding galactosylgalactosylxylosylprotein 3-beta-glucuronosyltransferase 3, which gives rise to MKLKLKNVFLAYFLVSIAGLLYALVQLGQPCDCLPPLRAAAEQLRQKDLRISQLQADLRRPPPAPAQPPEPEALPTIYVITPTYARLVQKAELVRLSQTLSLVPRLHWLLVEDAEGPTPLVSGLLAASGLLFTHLAVLTPKAQRLREGEPGWVRPRGVEQRNRALDWLRNGGGAVGGQKDPPTPGSRGVVYFADDDNTYSRELFEEMRWTRGVSVWPVGLVGGLRFEGPRVQDGRVVGFHTAWEPNRPFPMDMAGFAVALPLLLAKPNAQFDGTAPRGHLESSLLSHLVDPKDLEPRAANCTRVLVWHTRTEKPKMKQEEQLQRQGRGSDPAIEV
- the ROM1 gene encoding rod outer segment membrane protein 1, which codes for MALVLPLALPLQPRIRLAQGLWLLSWLLAVASSLTLLCSGHLLVQLWHLGTFLAPSCQFTALPQVALAVGAVALGTGLVGAGASRASLDAAQYPPWRRVLGPLLVAGTAGGGGLLVLALGLALALPGSLDTGLEEGLGAAMAHYKDTEVPGHCHAKQLLDELQLRHHCCGRHGYKDWFGVQWVSSRYLDPGDQDVVDRIQSNVEGLYLIDGVPFSCCNPHSPRPCLQSRLSEPHAHLLFDPRQPNLNLWAQGCHGVLLGHLQELASTLGSMLVVTILLQTLVLLGLRYLQTALEGLGGVINGEGETQGYLLPGGLRDMLKTAWLQGGVDHRPAPEEGPPEEASPKEGLPEA